From the Streptomyces pluripotens genome, one window contains:
- the pcaC gene encoding 4-carboxymuconolactone decarboxylase: MSETPSNTLQYRFDGPEEAPVLILGPSLGTTWHMWDRQIPELAQQWRVLRFDLPGHGGAPAHPASSVAELTARLLVTLDALGVQRFGYAGCALGGAIGVELALHHPERLASLALIAASPRFGTADEFRQRGVVVRTNGLDPIARTAPDRWFTVGFAAAQPAITEWAVQMVRTTDPGCYIAACEALAAYDVRSGLGRVGVPTLVLVGADDRVTGSAEARTLVAGIPDARLAVVPNASHLVPVEQPAAVTDLLLRHFSTVCQQRSDTGQTVLPGAPSVPVPAAPPQPVPVAEIAPAAAPVQPAGRSDRYETGLKIRREVLGDAHVDQALAQADEFTGDFQEFVTRYAWGEVWDRPGLDRRTRSCVTLTALVAGGHLEELAFHTRAALRNGLTPDEIKEVLLQVAVYCGVPAANSGFRVARQVIREETTPTG; the protein is encoded by the coding sequence GTGAGTGAGACACCGTCGAACACCCTGCAATACCGCTTTGACGGGCCAGAAGAGGCTCCCGTCCTGATCCTGGGTCCCTCTCTGGGTACCACATGGCACATGTGGGACCGACAGATTCCCGAACTGGCCCAGCAGTGGCGGGTCCTGCGGTTCGATCTGCCGGGACACGGCGGCGCTCCTGCCCACCCGGCCAGTTCGGTCGCCGAGTTGACGGCCCGGCTGCTGGTCACCCTGGACGCGCTCGGGGTGCAGCGCTTCGGGTACGCGGGCTGTGCGCTCGGCGGGGCCATCGGCGTGGAGCTGGCCCTGCACCACCCCGAGCGGCTCGCCTCGCTGGCGCTGATCGCGGCTTCGCCCCGGTTCGGTACCGCCGATGAATTCCGGCAGCGCGGGGTGGTCGTCCGTACGAACGGGCTCGACCCGATCGCCCGGACCGCGCCCGACCGCTGGTTCACCGTCGGGTTTGCCGCCGCACAGCCCGCCATCACCGAGTGGGCGGTGCAGATGGTCCGCACCACCGACCCCGGCTGCTACATCGCCGCCTGTGAGGCTCTGGCCGCCTACGACGTGCGGTCCGGGCTCGGCCGGGTGGGGGTGCCCACCCTGGTATTGGTCGGCGCGGACGATCGCGTCACCGGGTCGGCCGAGGCCCGTACCCTGGTTGCCGGCATCCCGGACGCCCGGCTGGCGGTTGTCCCCAACGCCTCTCACCTGGTGCCGGTCGAGCAGCCCGCCGCCGTCACCGACCTGCTCCTGCGTCATTTTTCCACCGTCTGTCAGCAGCGTTCCGACACCGGCCAGACGGTGCTCCCCGGCGCCCCGTCCGTCCCGGTGCCAGCCGCCCCGCCACAGCCCGTCCCGGTCGCCGAGATCGCCCCGGCCGCCGCCCCTGTACAACCCGCCGGGCGGTCCGACCGGTACGAGACCGGACTGAAGATCCGACGGGAGGTGCTGGGCGACGCGCACGTGGACCAGGCGCTCGCGCAGGCCGACGAGTTCACCGGGGACTTCCAGGAGTTCGTCACCCGCTACGCCTGGGGCGAGGTCTGGGACCGGCCCGGGCTGGACCGTCGTACCCGCAGTTGCGTCACGCTGACCGCGCTGGTGGCGGGCGGCCACCTGGAGGAGCTGGCCTTCCACACCCGGGCGGCGCTGCGCAACGGCCTCACCCCCGACGAGATCAAGGAGGTGTTGCTGCAGGTGGCCGTGTACTGCGGGGTTCCGGCCGCGAACAGCGGGTTCCGGGTGGCCCGGCAGGTCATCAGGGAGGAGACCACACCCACCGGGTAG
- a CDS encoding MBL fold metallo-hydrolase, translating to MKLTKKSHACVRLEKDGRTLVIDPGGFSEQDAAAGADAILVTHEHPDHFDEGRLRAALEANPAAGIWTLKAVAEQIAAAFPGRVHTVGHGDTFTAAGFEVQVHGELHAVIHPDIPRVTNVGYLIDGGRVFHPGDALTVPDLPVETLMLPVMAPWNKIAEVIDYVREVRPQRAYDVHDALLTDLARPIYDRQIGALGGTDHQRLVPGASAQV from the coding sequence ATGAAGCTCACGAAGAAGTCCCATGCCTGTGTCCGTCTGGAAAAGGACGGACGGACCCTCGTCATCGATCCCGGCGGGTTCAGCGAGCAGGACGCGGCGGCCGGCGCGGACGCGATCCTGGTCACCCACGAGCATCCGGACCACTTCGATGAGGGCCGGCTGCGGGCCGCCCTGGAGGCGAACCCGGCCGCCGGGATCTGGACGCTGAAGGCCGTCGCCGAGCAGATCGCGGCGGCCTTCCCAGGGCGTGTGCACACCGTCGGGCACGGTGACACCTTCACCGCGGCCGGCTTCGAGGTGCAGGTCCACGGCGAACTGCACGCGGTGATCCACCCGGACATCCCGCGCGTCACCAACGTCGGCTACCTGATCGACGGCGGTAGGGTCTTCCACCCCGGTGACGCCCTCACCGTCCCCGACCTTCCGGTGGAAACGCTGATGCTCCCGGTGATGGCCCCCTGGAACAAGATCGCCGAAGTGATCGACTACGTCCGCGAGGTCAGGCCGCAGCGCGCCTACGACGTGCACGACGCCCTGCTCACCGACCTCGCCCGCCCGATCTACGACCGCCAGATCGGTGCCCTGGGCGGCACCGACCACCAGCGGCTCGTGCCCGGAGCGTCGGCGCAGGTCTGA
- a CDS encoding exodeoxyribonuclease III, whose translation MRIATWNVNSITARLPRLLSWLESSGTDVLCLQEAKIAEEQFPFDQLRELGYEAAVHATGRWNGVAVLSRVGIEDVAKGLPGDPGYEGVTEPRAISATCGPVRVWSVYVPNGREVDHPHYAYKLQWFEALRAAVAGDASGSRPFAVLGDYNVAPTDDDVYDTAAFEGATHVTPAERDALAALRGAGLNDVVPRPLKYEHPYTYWDYRQLCFPKNRGMRIDLVYGNEPFAKAVEDAYVDREERKGKGASDHAPVVVDVAV comes from the coding sequence ATGCGCATCGCCACCTGGAACGTGAACTCGATCACCGCCCGCCTCCCGAGGCTGCTGTCCTGGCTGGAGAGCAGCGGCACCGATGTGCTCTGCCTCCAGGAAGCCAAGATCGCCGAGGAACAGTTCCCCTTCGACCAGCTGCGCGAGCTGGGCTACGAGGCGGCGGTCCATGCGACCGGCCGGTGGAACGGTGTGGCGGTGCTCTCCCGCGTGGGGATCGAGGACGTGGCCAAGGGTCTGCCCGGCGACCCCGGATACGAAGGGGTGACTGAGCCGCGGGCCATCTCGGCGACCTGCGGCCCGGTTCGCGTCTGGTCGGTGTACGTGCCCAACGGCCGCGAGGTGGATCACCCGCACTACGCCTACAAGCTCCAGTGGTTCGAGGCCCTGCGGGCGGCCGTCGCCGGTGACGCGTCCGGCAGCCGTCCGTTCGCGGTACTGGGCGACTACAACGTGGCGCCGACGGACGACGACGTCTACGACACCGCCGCTTTCGAGGGCGCCACCCATGTCACCCCGGCCGAGCGCGACGCCCTCGCCGCCCTGCGGGGGGCCGGCCTGAACGATGTCGTCCCGCGCCCGCTCAAGTACGAGCACCCGTACACGTACTGGGACTACCGTCAGCTCTGCTTCCCCAAGAACCGTGGCATGCGCATCGACCTGGTGTACGGCAACGAGCCGTTCGCGAAGGCGGTCGAGGACGCCTACGTCGACCGTGAGGAGCGCAAGGGCAAGGGCGCCTCCGACCACGCGCCGGTGGTGGTCGACGTCGCCGTGTGA
- a CDS encoding DUF6278 family protein has translation MNIPFPGHRRKNRGDAQFPAGPAPDSAAVAGLLSECELLRSQAARSGVCLDDTPASLEALDQLVPRWREDAEALPGLGNDAGLYLGTVVVRTVPGAAWEIRPDGEPVVRLASGREVEVVPAGRGWAVSGVPELSQQYAEIAET, from the coding sequence ATGAACATTCCGTTCCCGGGCCATCGGCGCAAGAACCGTGGTGATGCGCAGTTCCCCGCCGGACCCGCGCCGGACTCCGCAGCGGTTGCCGGACTGCTCTCCGAGTGCGAGCTGCTCCGGTCGCAGGCGGCCAGGTCGGGCGTGTGCCTCGACGACACCCCGGCCTCGCTGGAGGCGCTGGACCAGCTGGTCCCGCGCTGGCGGGAGGACGCGGAGGCCTTGCCCGGGCTGGGCAACGACGCCGGGCTGTACCTGGGCACGGTCGTGGTGCGCACCGTGCCCGGCGCCGCCTGGGAGATCCGCCCCGACGGCGAGCCGGTAGTACGACTTGCCTCCGGCCGTGAGGTCGAAGTCGTCCCGGCCGGGCGGGGGTGGGCCGTGAGCGGTGTCCCCGAGTTGTCGCAGCAGTACGCGGAGATCGCCGAGACCTGA
- a CDS encoding CocE/NonD family hydrolase has translation MGHGRTALRTSVAGTAAAALLAGGLVGLAPAAQAAAQGIRYVDITGDGGTVLKANVVTPAGADGSQRYPLIVLPTSWGLPQIEYLAQARKLADSGYVVLTYNVRGFWQSGGRIEVAGPPDVADASDVIDWALAHTPSDPQHIGMAGVSYGAGISLLAAAHDKRIKAVASLSGWADLVASIYSGRTQHVQALEVLDGAATLTGRESPQLREIFHNMYSSNLSKEQEMINWGRKRSAMTYVDQLNKNGAAVLLSNAWGDTVFPVNQYADFYQKLTVPKRLELRPGDHATPELTGLFGLPNDVWTDTERWFDHYLKGADNGIEREQPVRLTSRSAGRYESYPNWKSVSATHRKIALAGTKTIHANVDSGADGGVVFLSSILDQVAHLPPMAWVPLLPRRWAAVWQSGRYHTAQHVRGTATLHTTLTPTKESGTLIAYLYDVGPLGVGKLVTHAPYTWHGRTPGKPFDVDLDLFSTAYDVPARHHLALVVDTVDPLYIEHNPSGAQLTFSSPSDDPSYVSVPLGEQ, from the coding sequence GTGGGACACGGTCGAACCGCTCTTCGCACCTCCGTCGCCGGAACCGCCGCGGCAGCACTGCTCGCCGGTGGCCTCGTCGGCCTGGCCCCGGCCGCCCAAGCCGCCGCCCAGGGCATCCGCTACGTCGACATCACCGGCGACGGCGGCACCGTACTGAAGGCCAACGTCGTGACGCCCGCCGGGGCCGACGGCTCACAGCGCTACCCGCTGATCGTGCTGCCCACGAGCTGGGGCCTACCCCAGATCGAATACCTCGCGCAGGCACGGAAGCTCGCCGACTCCGGCTACGTGGTCCTCACCTACAACGTGCGCGGCTTCTGGCAGTCCGGCGGCCGGATAGAAGTGGCCGGTCCACCCGACGTAGCCGACGCCTCCGACGTCATCGACTGGGCCCTCGCGCACACCCCGTCCGATCCGCAGCACATCGGCATGGCGGGGGTGTCGTACGGCGCCGGGATCAGCCTGCTGGCCGCCGCCCACGACAAACGCATCAAGGCCGTGGCCTCGCTCAGCGGCTGGGCGGACCTGGTCGCCTCGATCTATTCCGGCCGCACCCAGCACGTCCAGGCACTGGAAGTCCTGGACGGCGCGGCCACCCTCACCGGCCGCGAGAGTCCCCAACTGCGCGAGATCTTCCACAACATGTACTCCTCGAACCTGTCGAAGGAACAGGAGATGATCAACTGGGGGCGGAAACGTTCTGCCATGACCTATGTCGACCAACTGAACAAGAACGGCGCAGCGGTCCTACTCTCCAACGCCTGGGGGGACACCGTCTTCCCGGTGAACCAGTACGCCGACTTCTACCAGAAGCTGACCGTGCCCAAGCGGCTGGAGCTGCGTCCGGGCGACCACGCGACCCCCGAACTGACCGGCCTGTTCGGGCTGCCCAACGACGTGTGGACGGACACCGAGCGCTGGTTCGACCACTACCTCAAGGGCGCCGACAACGGCATCGAGCGCGAACAGCCCGTCCGGCTGACGTCCCGCAGCGCGGGGAGGTACGAGAGCTACCCGAACTGGAAATCGGTCAGCGCGACCCACCGGAAGATCGCCCTCGCCGGCACCAAGACCATCCACGCGAACGTCGACTCCGGCGCGGACGGCGGGGTCGTCTTCCTCTCCAGCATCTTGGACCAGGTCGCCCACCTGCCACCGATGGCCTGGGTGCCGTTGCTGCCGCGTCGCTGGGCAGCCGTCTGGCAGTCGGGGCGTTACCACACGGCCCAGCACGTGCGTGGCACGGCCACCTTGCACACCACGCTCACACCGACCAAGGAGAGTGGCACCCTCATCGCCTACCTGTACGACGTGGGCCCACTCGGCGTCGGCAAACTGGTCACCCACGCGCCCTACACCTGGCACGGGCGGACCCCGGGCAAGCCGTTCGACGTCGACCTGGACCTGTTCTCCACAGCCTACGACGTTCCGGCCAGGCACCACCTCGCGCTGGTGGTCGACACCGTCGACCCGCTCTACATCGAGCACAACCCGTCCGGCGCGCAGCTGACCTTCTCCTCGCCTTCGGACGACCCGTCATACGTGTCCGTCCCGCTCGGCGAGCAGTGA
- the ggt gene encoding gamma-glutamyltransferase has product MRRPGARKLAVVTVSAAVVSVGAAAPPAETAGQIPKAPVAVGYGGAVASVDADASAAGIEVLRHGGNAVDAAVATAAALGVTEPYSSGIGGGGYFVYYDARSHRVHTIDGRETAPLTADSGLFTENGKPLAFTDAVSSGLSVGTPGTPATWQTALHEWGTQKLGTVLKPAERIARDGFTVDETFRSQTASNETRFRYFPDTAVLFLPNGRLPAVGSTFKNPDLARTYQELGRKGVGAVYHGEIGKDIVATADDPPVDAASGWNARPGRLTTRDLAGYRTRQQRPAKTSYRGLEVYSIAPSSSGGTTVGEALNILERTDLSRASEVQYLHHFIEASRIAFADRGRWVGDPAFENVPTRQLLSQRYADSRACLIKDDAVLTSPLAPGDPRHPAACGKGGTATPTTYEGLNTTHLTVADTWGNVVSYTLTIEQTGGSGMTVPGRGFLLNNELTDFSFAPADPAVHDPNLPGPGKRPRSSISPVIVLDRHGRPVAALGSPGGATIITTVLQILTGVIDRHLPLAAAIAAPRASQRNADRTELEPALYDSDLRSRLEAIGHRFRVNREIGAATGVQRLPGGKWLAAAEEARRGGGSAMVVCPTP; this is encoded by the coding sequence ATGCGTCGTCCTGGTGCGCGGAAACTTGCTGTTGTGACGGTCTCGGCCGCCGTGGTGTCGGTGGGAGCGGCGGCGCCACCCGCCGAGACCGCCGGACAGATCCCCAAGGCCCCGGTGGCCGTTGGCTACGGCGGCGCGGTCGCCAGCGTCGACGCGGACGCCTCTGCCGCCGGTATCGAGGTACTTCGGCACGGCGGCAACGCGGTCGATGCGGCCGTCGCCACCGCCGCCGCGCTCGGCGTCACCGAACCGTACTCCTCCGGCATCGGCGGTGGCGGCTACTTCGTCTACTACGACGCCCGGTCCCATAGGGTGCACACCATCGACGGCCGCGAGACGGCACCGCTGACCGCCGACTCCGGGTTGTTCACGGAGAACGGCAAGCCGCTCGCCTTCACCGATGCCGTCAGCAGCGGACTGAGCGTCGGTACCCCGGGCACGCCCGCCACCTGGCAGACGGCACTGCACGAGTGGGGCACCCAGAAGCTCGGCACGGTCCTGAAGCCCGCAGAGCGGATCGCCCGTGACGGCTTCACCGTGGACGAAACCTTCCGCTCGCAGACCGCGTCCAACGAGACCCGGTTCCGCTACTTCCCGGACACCGCTGTGCTGTTCCTGCCGAACGGACGGCTGCCGGCCGTCGGATCCACCTTCAAGAATCCCGACCTGGCCCGCACTTACCAGGAACTGGGCCGCAAGGGTGTCGGTGCGGTCTACCACGGCGAGATCGGCAAGGACATCGTCGCCACGGCCGACGATCCGCCGGTGGATGCGGCTTCCGGCTGGAACGCGCGGCCCGGCCGGCTGACCACGAGGGACCTCGCCGGCTACCGGACCAGACAGCAAAGACCGGCGAAGACCTCCTACCGGGGCCTGGAGGTGTACTCCATCGCACCTTCCTCCTCCGGCGGTACGACGGTCGGCGAGGCGCTCAACATCCTGGAGCGGACCGACCTTTCGAGAGCGAGCGAGGTGCAGTACCTGCACCACTTCATCGAGGCGAGCCGGATCGCCTTCGCCGATCGCGGGCGCTGGGTCGGCGACCCCGCCTTCGAGAACGTACCGACCAGGCAACTGCTGTCGCAGCGGTACGCGGACTCGCGCGCCTGTCTGATCAAGGACGACGCGGTGCTCACCAGTCCGCTCGCGCCCGGCGACCCCCGTCACCCGGCGGCCTGCGGCAAGGGTGGTACGGCGACCCCGACCACGTATGAGGGCCTGAACACCACGCATCTGACCGTGGCCGACACGTGGGGCAACGTCGTCTCCTACACACTCACCATCGAGCAGACCGGTGGCAGCGGCATGACCGTGCCCGGCCGGGGATTCCTGCTGAACAACGAACTGACCGACTTCTCGTTCGCCCCGGCCGACCCGGCCGTGCACGACCCGAACCTGCCCGGTCCGGGCAAGCGCCCGCGCTCGTCCATCTCCCCGGTCATCGTCCTGGACCGGCACGGCCGGCCGGTGGCGGCGCTCGGCTCGCCCGGTGGTGCCACCATCATCACCACCGTCCTGCAGATCCTGACCGGGGTCATCGACCGCCATCTGCCGTTGGCCGCTGCGATCGCCGCACCTCGCGCCAGCCAGCGCAACGCGGATCGGACCGAACTCGAACCCGCCCTGTACGACAGCGACCTGCGCTCACGGCTGGAGGCCATCGGGCACCGCTTCAGGGTCAACCGGGAGATCGGCGCGGCGACCGGCGTGCAGCGGCTGCCGGGCGGGAAGTGGCTCGCCGCAGCTGAAGAGGCGCGGCGCGGTGGCGGGTCGGCGATGGTGGTGTGCCCGACACCCTAG
- a CDS encoding ATP-dependent Clp protease ATP-binding subunit: MTNGYPPDPFGEFLARFFSGAAGGTNRPRHIDIGRLLSQPARELVRGAALYAAEHGSKDLDTQHLLRAAADSEPTRSLLSRAGADPDSLATEIDGRAGPVQHPPGETPPPTSLSLTPAVKRALLDAHDMARASGAGYIGPEHVLTALAANPDSAAGHILHAAHFSSGALPPEVPESPQIRPERQRPTATPTLDKYARDLTDLARQDRIDPVIGRDTEIEQTIEVLSRRGKNNPVLIGDAGVGKTAIVEGLAQRIADGDVPDVLAGRRVVALDLTGVVAGTRYRGDFEERMNTIVEEIRAQSDRLIVFIDELHTVVGAGSGGEGGSMDAGNILKPALARGELHIVGATTLEEFRRIEKDAALARRFQPVLVPEPTIEDTIGILRGLRDRYEAHHQVRYTDEALVAAVALSDRYLTDRRLPDKAIDLIDQAGARVRLGARTKGTNVRAMEREVEQLVRDKDQAVADEDYEQAKQLRDRIGELKQRIARATDDEKADEGQLEVTVEAIAGVVSRQTGIPVSRLTQEEKERLLGLEEHLHQRVVGQEEAVSAVAEAVLRSRAGLASPDRPIGSFLFLGPTGVGKTELARALAEALFSSEERMVRLDMSEYQERHAVSRLVGAPPGYVGHEEAGQLTEAVRRHPYSLLLLDEVEKAHPDVFNILLQVLDDGRLTDSQGRTVDFTNTVVVMTSNLGSEAITRRGAGIGFGPGGADADEEARREQILRPLREHFRPEFLNRIDEIVVFRQLTSAQLRQITDLLLNGTRRLLDGQGITVEFTGAAVDWLAEHGYQPEYGARPLRRTIQREVDNQLSRLLLDGTITEGGRVTVDERDGRLDFRTETPRPPAPQV; the protein is encoded by the coding sequence ATGACCAACGGCTACCCTCCTGACCCCTTCGGTGAGTTCCTGGCCCGTTTCTTCAGCGGAGCCGCGGGCGGTACCAACCGCCCCCGGCACATCGACATCGGCCGCCTGCTCAGCCAGCCGGCCCGGGAACTGGTCAGAGGAGCCGCCCTGTACGCCGCCGAACACGGCAGCAAGGACCTGGACACCCAGCATCTGCTGCGCGCGGCCGCGGACAGCGAGCCCACCCGGTCCCTGCTGAGCCGGGCGGGCGCGGACCCGGACTCGCTCGCAACGGAGATCGACGGCCGGGCGGGCCCGGTGCAGCACCCGCCGGGCGAGACGCCGCCACCCACCTCCCTGTCGCTGACCCCTGCCGTCAAGCGGGCGCTGCTGGACGCACACGACATGGCGCGGGCGAGCGGGGCCGGTTACATCGGACCTGAGCACGTGCTGACCGCGCTGGCCGCGAACCCGGACTCGGCGGCCGGGCACATCTTGCACGCCGCCCACTTCTCCTCGGGGGCGCTGCCGCCGGAGGTCCCGGAGAGTCCGCAGATCCGCCCTGAGCGGCAGCGGCCCACCGCCACGCCCACACTGGACAAGTACGCCCGCGATCTGACCGACCTGGCCCGGCAGGACCGGATCGACCCGGTCATCGGCCGGGACACGGAGATCGAGCAGACCATCGAGGTGCTGTCCCGGCGCGGCAAGAACAACCCGGTCCTGATCGGTGACGCGGGCGTGGGCAAGACGGCCATCGTCGAGGGGCTCGCGCAGCGGATCGCCGACGGCGACGTGCCAGACGTTCTCGCCGGGCGCCGGGTGGTCGCCCTGGACCTGACCGGGGTCGTGGCCGGCACCCGGTACCGGGGCGACTTCGAGGAGCGCATGAACACCATCGTGGAGGAGATCCGCGCGCAGTCCGACCGGTTGATCGTGTTCATCGACGAACTGCACACCGTGGTCGGTGCGGGGTCCGGCGGTGAGGGCGGCTCGATGGACGCCGGCAACATCCTCAAACCGGCCCTTGCCCGGGGCGAACTGCACATCGTGGGTGCGACCACGCTGGAGGAGTTCCGCCGGATCGAGAAGGACGCGGCGCTGGCCCGCCGGTTCCAGCCGGTCCTGGTGCCCGAACCGACGATCGAGGACACCATCGGGATCCTGCGCGGGCTGCGCGACCGGTACGAGGCCCACCACCAGGTCCGCTACACCGACGAGGCCCTGGTCGCCGCCGTCGCGCTGTCCGACCGGTATCTCACCGACCGCCGCCTGCCGGACAAGGCGATCGATCTGATCGACCAGGCGGGCGCGCGGGTACGGCTCGGGGCACGGACGAAGGGCACGAATGTGCGCGCCATGGAGCGCGAGGTGGAGCAGTTGGTCCGGGACAAGGACCAGGCGGTGGCGGACGAGGACTACGAGCAGGCCAAGCAATTGCGCGACCGGATCGGCGAGCTGAAGCAGCGGATCGCGCGCGCCACCGACGACGAGAAGGCCGACGAGGGACAGCTGGAGGTGACCGTGGAGGCCATCGCCGGGGTCGTCTCCCGACAGACCGGCATCCCGGTCAGCCGCCTCACCCAGGAGGAGAAGGAACGGCTGCTGGGCCTGGAGGAACACCTGCATCAGCGGGTGGTGGGCCAGGAAGAGGCCGTGAGTGCGGTCGCCGAGGCGGTACTGCGCTCGCGCGCGGGACTCGCCAGCCCGGACCGGCCGATCGGCAGTTTCCTCTTCCTCGGACCGACCGGGGTGGGAAAGACCGAATTGGCCCGGGCTCTGGCGGAAGCCCTGTTCAGCAGCGAGGAACGGATGGTCCGTCTGGACATGAGCGAGTACCAGGAGCGGCACGCGGTCTCCCGGCTGGTGGGCGCCCCGCCCGGGTACGTGGGCCACGAGGAGGCCGGACAGCTCACCGAGGCGGTGCGCCGGCACCCGTACTCGCTGCTGCTGCTGGACGAAGTGGAGAAGGCGCACCCGGACGTCTTCAACATCCTGCTGCAGGTGCTCGACGACGGCCGCCTCACCGATTCCCAGGGCCGGACGGTGGACTTCACCAACACGGTCGTCGTGATGACCAGCAACCTCGGCTCGGAGGCGATCACCCGGCGCGGCGCCGGGATCGGGTTCGGTCCAGGGGGCGCGGACGCGGACGAGGAGGCGCGGCGCGAGCAGATCCTACGGCCGCTGCGCGAGCATTTCCGGCCGGAGTTCCTCAACCGCATCGACGAGATCGTCGTCTTCCGTCAGCTGACGAGCGCGCAACTGCGGCAGATTACCGACCTGCTGCTGAACGGCACCCGACGGTTGCTGGACGGGCAGGGCATCACGGTCGAGTTCACCGGCGCGGCCGTCGACTGGCTCGCCGAACACGGCTACCAGCCGGAGTACGGTGCCCGTCCGCTGCGCCGCACCATCCAGCGGGAGGTGGACAACCAGCTGTCCCGGTTGCTGCTGGACGGCACGATCACCGAGGGCGGCCGGGTCACCGTGGACGAGCGGGACGGGCGGCTGGACTTCCGCACGGAGACGCCCCGGCCTCCTGCGCCACAGGTGTGA
- a CDS encoding Arc family DNA-binding protein: MSSWCQSATGRTLETHYSGVMDEEKRITLRLPSDLHEWLVAQARSARRSLNSEIVYRLEVEHDATVADAGTP; encoded by the coding sequence ATGTCGTCATGGTGTCAATCTGCCACCGGCAGAACACTTGAAACCCACTACTCTGGGGTCATGGATGAAGAGAAGCGCATCACGCTCCGCCTGCCCTCCGACCTGCATGAGTGGTTGGTCGCTCAGGCCAGGTCCGCTCGCAGGTCCCTCAACTCCGAGATCGTCTACCGGCTGGAGGTCGAACACGACGCCACCGTAGCCGACGCCGGGACACCCTGA
- a CDS encoding nitrilase-related carbon-nitrogen hydrolase: protein MANVVRAALVQATWTGDTESMVAKHEAHAREAARQGAQIIGFQEVFNAPYFCQVQEPEHYRWAEQVPDGPTVRRMQDLARETGMVIVVPVFEVEQSGFYYNTAAVIDADGTCLGTYRKHHIPQVKGFWEKYYFKPGNRGWPVFDTAVGKVGVYICYDRHFPEGWRQLGLNGAQLVYNPSATHRGLSAHLWQLEQPAAAVANEYFIAAINRVGKEEYGDNDFYGTSYFVDPRGQFVGELASDKTEELLVRDLDFGLIEEVRQQWAFYRDRRPDAYEGLVQP from the coding sequence ATGGCCAACGTCGTCCGCGCCGCACTGGTCCAGGCCACCTGGACCGGCGACACCGAGTCCATGGTGGCGAAGCACGAGGCGCACGCCCGTGAGGCGGCCCGCCAGGGTGCGCAGATCATCGGGTTCCAAGAAGTCTTCAACGCTCCCTACTTCTGTCAGGTCCAGGAGCCGGAGCACTACCGATGGGCCGAGCAGGTACCGGACGGGCCGACGGTCCGCCGGATGCAGGACCTCGCGCGCGAGACCGGGATGGTCATCGTCGTCCCCGTCTTCGAAGTCGAGCAGTCCGGCTTCTACTACAACACCGCGGCCGTGATCGACGCCGACGGCACCTGCCTCGGCACCTACCGCAAGCACCACATCCCGCAGGTCAAGGGCTTCTGGGAGAAGTACTACTTCAAGCCCGGCAACCGGGGATGGCCGGTCTTCGACACCGCCGTCGGCAAGGTCGGCGTCTACATCTGCTACGACCGGCACTTCCCCGAGGGCTGGCGGCAACTCGGCCTCAACGGAGCGCAGCTGGTCTACAACCCCTCCGCCACCCACCGCGGCCTGTCCGCTCACCTCTGGCAATTGGAGCAGCCTGCCGCGGCCGTCGCCAACGAGTACTTCATCGCCGCCATCAACCGGGTCGGCAAGGAGGAGTACGGCGACAACGACTTCTACGGCACGAGCTACTTCGTGGATCCGCGCGGTCAGTTCGTCGGTGAGTTGGCAAGCGACAAGACGGAGGAACTCCTCGTGCGCGACCTCGATTTCGGCCTCATCGAGGAAGTGCGGCAGCAATGGGCTTTCTACCGCGACCGCCGCCCCGACGCCTACGAAGGACTGGTGCAGCCGTGA